A genomic region of Oncorhynchus mykiss isolate Arlee chromosome 4, USDA_OmykA_1.1, whole genome shotgun sequence contains the following coding sequences:
- the LOC110511639 gene encoding uncharacterized protein LOC110511639, translated as MVLFLSSGLFCLLMAAVGIQAQQTPSINDLHAECLGNVIRLSVAPLFEEVATVFNDTHIINLTPGLATQCGFSFKFDPMGNAMFFASLQNCFSQNMAASGYKMTAVVFSPSKKVMNVDEVQRKGYAIANTPTRLVLRSPHNAEETYLQNVAGVPMRVLSTSTFFEQKWLVTRVDATAVCPTPEAVVFTPEVITWYMPKHIDPLFSSDAFTMLEVYMGIDAKRLDTEEMAARNYSVLVTEAHIIVEIPVGAVGGYFKSHIQDDQYFVTYTIEPMLELLWIEEVAHEDTSYKVLFPITTPPMARPPQVRNYTPLDTVPEQAVFVLELGTFNLDVELLNITFPTMVLTVAECNARGFNVQEQRSPDNTLKTFRMEVPFSDPVVVKERRAEQGVTTFTLQLIYGLVVFPEYAPFSHSAVVDAVLLDIVPPSVTGNCDQENFHITVDYRNQDPFFVVLVGKRLLNHELAQQYLTEGDADFTITLPFSSPDAVFESVHSSSVRSRLDVALLNPYNNMTIKYFSLACSFLKTLTECFSNGTMTALAVKVESAPGLNPGQLTLSDPACGPTYSDDRFAYFHFTVNSCGTTRKFINNVMLYENEISLPDELEVKLNATVSSEEEYQLKVSCYYVANTTRTLAFLTRPRDHEPFVETGTGRLMVRMRLAQDASYNTFHQEEDYPVVRYLRQPLHFEVELTTSSDPKVALVLDHCWATLNEDRDSRPRWNLIINGCENPGDPYRVVFHPVVADARVHFPPHVKRFEVYMFSFAEDAGEPSGQVFVHCDVVICDASSPSGGPCSGQCVNQDNPKRGQRHVKDLFEERHLYVSSGYILWV; from the exons ATGGTTCTTTTCCTTAGCTCAGG GTTGTTTTGCCTATTGATGGCAGCTGTGGGCATACAAGCACAACAGACACCTTCTATAA ATGACCTCCATGCTGAATGCCTTGGTAACGTTATTCGTTTGAGTGTCGCTCCTCTTTTTGAAGAGGTTGCTACTGTCTTCA atGACACACACATCATAAACCTGACGCCTGGCCTTGCTACTCAGTGTGGATTCAGCTTTAAATTTGACCCCATGGGGAATGCCATGTTTTTTGCTTCTCTTCAAAACTGCTTTTCCCAAAACATG GCTGCTTCAGGATACAAAATGACAGCAGTCGTCTTTAGTCCTAGCAAGAAGGTCATGAATGTGGATGAGGTCCAAAGAAAGGGCTATGCGATAGCCAACACTCCCACACGGCTGGTGTTAAGAAGCCCCCATAATGCAGAGGAAACATACCTCCAGAAT GTAGCTGGGGTTCCGATGCGGGTGCTCTCAACCTCAACCTTCTTTGAGCAGAAGTGGCTGGTTACTCGAGTAGATGCCACGGCTGTTTGTCCAACACCAG AGGCAGTGGTCTTTACTCCAGAAGTGATCACCTGGTACATGCCCAAGCACATAGACCCACTTTTCTCCTCTGATGCCTTCACTATGTTGGAGGTGTACATGGGAATTGACGCTAAGAGGCTGGACACTGAGGAAATGGCTGCCAGAAACTACTCGGTTTTAGTCACGGAGGCTCATATTATTGTTGAAATTCCGGTGGGGGCTGTTGGCGGCTATTTCAAG AGCCATATTCAGGATGACCAGTACTTTGTCACTTACACCATTGAGCCCATGCTTGAGTTGCTGTGGATCGAGGAGGTCGCACACGAGGACACCAGCTACAAAGTCCTCTTCCCTATCACAACACCTCCGATGGCCAGGCCTCCACAAGTTCGCAACT ACACGCCCTTAGACACAGTTCCTGAGCAGGCAGTGTTTGTGCTTGAGTTGGGGACCTTCAACCTTGATGTGGAGCTGCTGAACATCACCTTTCCCACCATGGTGCTAACTGTTGCAGAGTGCAACGCCAGAGGCTTCAATGTTCAGGAGCAGAGATCCCCGGACAACACCTTGAAGACCTTCAGGATGGAGGTGCCCTTCTCAGACCCGGTGGTCGTCAAGGAG AGAAGGGCGGAACAAGGTGTCACAACCTTCACTCTTCAGCTGATCTACGGCCTGGTCGTCTTTCCAGAGTACgctcctttctctcactctgccgTTGTGGACGCTGTACTGCTGGACATTG TGCCACCCTCAGTCACTGGCAACTGTGATCAGGAGAACTTCCACATcactgtggactacaggaaccAAGATCCCTTTTTCGTGGTCTTGGTTGGCAAGCGGCTGCTTAACCATGAGCTtgctcaacagtatttaacagagGGCGACGCAGACTTCACCATCACGTTGCCCTTCTCTTCGCCGGACGCAGTGTTTGAG TCGGTTCACTCGTCCTCTGTCAGGAGCAGACTGGATGTGGCTCTGTTGAATCCTTACAACAACATGACCATCAAATACTTTTCCCTGGCTTGCAGCTTCCTCAAAACGCTGACTG AGTGTTTCTCTAACGGAACGATGACTGCGCTGGCGGTGAAGGTGGAGTCTGCTCCCGGTCTGAACCCCGGTCAGCTGACCCTGAGCGACCCCGCCTGTGGTCCCACCTACAGCGACGATCGCTTCGCCTACTTCCACTTCACTGTGAACTCCTGTGGCACCACCAGGAAG TTTATCAACAATGTCATGCTGTATGAGAACGAAATCTCCTTGCCAGATGAACTTGAGGTGAAGTTGAATGCCACGGTGTCTTCAGAGGAGGAATATCA GTTAAAGGTTTCCTGCTACTACGTGGCCAACACCACTCGCACATTGGCCTTCCTGACCAGGCCGCGTGACCACGAGCCTTTTGTCGAGACTGGGACGGGTCGACTAATGGTCAGAATGAGACTCGCTCAGG ACGCCTCGTATAACACGTTCCACCAGGAGGAGGACTATCCAGTGGTGAGGTACCTGAGACAGCCTCTGCACTTTGAGGTGGAGCTGACCACGTCCTCTGACCCCAAGGTAGCGCTGGTGCTTGACCACTGCTGGGCCACCCTCAACGAGGACCGCGACTCCCGACCCCGGTGGAATCTCATCATTAATGG CTGTGAGAACCCCGGTGATCCATACCGTGTGGTCTTCCATCCGGTGGTAGCTGACGCCAGGGTCCACTTCCCCCCTCACGTCAAACGCTTTGAGGTCTATATGTTTTCCTTCGCCGAGGATGCGGGTGAGCCGAGTGGCCAG GTCTTTGTCCATTGTGATGTGGTCATCTGTGATGCCAGTAGTCCCTCTGGCGGCCCCTGTAGTGGACAATGTGTGAATCAGGACAACCCGAAAAGAG gacaacgacatgTCAAAGACCTCTTTGAGGAGCGTCATTTATATGTTTCTTCTGGATACATTCTTTGGGTGTAA